The Limisphaerales bacterium sequence TGATCATCGCCTCACTTTTCGAGCAACGCGCGCCGGGGATCTTCCACAATACCGCCGCCATCATCGATGCGGACGGCGCGCTGCTGGGCACTTACCGCAAAATGCACATTCCGGACGACCCGCTGTATTACGAGAAATTTTATTTCACTCCGGGCGATGCCAGTGAAAATAGCTTCCGCGCGTGGGAAACCGCGTTTGGAAAAATCGGCGTGTTGATTTGCTGGGACCAATGGTACCCCGAAGCCGCGCGGTTGACGGCACTGGCGGGTGCGGAAATCATCCTCATCCCCACCGCCCCCGGCGGGCCTCCCGCCGCGAAAACCCCCGCAAGCGCCGCGCCCCACAAAGCGCGGCAGAACACCCAACGCAGCCACGCGAATGCCAAAAGCTGGTTTGTGGCGGCGGGGGAGCGCCATTGGGGACAAGCTCCCCCCCCCGACGCCCCCGGACCCCCAGACGCGCGCGGGCCACGCGGAGAAGGCACAGCATTTT is a genomic window containing:
- a CDS encoding acyltransferase; this encodes MKNTPKTVTLGLLQHACSVDPEANLAATLEAARAAARNGAQIICTQELFTTQYFCQSENHDNFELAEPIPGPTTEAFQMLARKEKVVIIASLFEQRAPGIFHNTAAIIDADGALLGTYRKMHIPDDPLYYEKFYFTPGDASENSFRAWETAFGKIGVLICWDQWYPEAARLTALAGAEIILIPTAPGGPPAAKTPASAAPHKARQNTQRSHANAKSWFVAAGERHWGQAPPPDAPGPPDARGPRGEGTAF